One window of the Glycocaulis alkaliphilus genome contains the following:
- a CDS encoding Hsp20 family protein: MRTIDYTPLYRTIVGFDRLANMIDSAAKQETGNGYPPYNIEQLSEHEYVIELAVAGFGDNDLDVQVQENVLTVSGKRESDDSEPRQFIHRGIAERSFERRFHLADHIQVRDARLENGLLVLRLEREIPEAKKPRQIAINGKSGAKLISGSKTKAA, from the coding sequence ATGCGTACCATCGACTACACACCGCTTTACCGCACGATTGTCGGCTTTGACCGTCTGGCCAACATGATCGACTCGGCGGCCAAGCAGGAAACGGGTAATGGCTACCCGCCCTACAATATCGAACAACTGAGCGAACATGAGTATGTCATCGAACTGGCCGTGGCCGGGTTCGGCGACAATGATCTCGACGTTCAGGTGCAGGAAAATGTGCTGACGGTCTCCGGCAAGCGCGAAAGCGATGACAGCGAACCGCGCCAGTTCATCCATCGCGGCATTGCCGAGCGCTCTTTCGAGCGCCGCTTCCATCTGGCCGACCATATCCAGGTGCGCGATGCGCGCCTTGAAAACGGCCTTCTGGTGCTGCGCCTGGAGCGCGAGATACCCGAAGCGAAGAAACCGCGCCAGATCGCCATTAATGGCAAGTCCGGCGCCAAGCTGATCAGCGGCTCGAAGACCAAGGCCGCTTAA
- a CDS encoding class I SAM-dependent methyltransferase, producing the protein MRLLVTVSALALCLPLMACGDNSDTEAPAPAAIDTENAVDASLASAIDDEAYVEDGETATPEASVPASGTPDETASLSTEPETGSLAWAVAGEWRADAVARDVWRNPRETLEFFGINPSGTVIEIWPAGGWYTQVLAPWIAANGGTYVAAHFDPAGSEQTQAFIDAYAERFSAPLFGEIEIAAFGPETGPIVPEGSADAVLTFRNVHNWMARGFEEKAFADFYAALRPGGILGVVEHRLPASQPQDPRAATGYVQEDYVIALATEAGFELVGSSEVNANPADTADHPFGVWTLPPVLRSSPRGDEPDPDFDRAPYESIGESDRMTLLFRKPGNAGAE; encoded by the coding sequence ATGCGCCTTCTCGTCACCGTCTCTGCTCTTGCCCTGTGCCTGCCTCTCATGGCGTGCGGGGACAATTCGGACACCGAAGCACCGGCACCAGCCGCCATCGACACTGAGAACGCTGTCGACGCATCGCTGGCATCAGCCATTGATGACGAGGCGTACGTTGAAGATGGCGAGACGGCCACCCCTGAAGCCAGTGTCCCGGCCAGCGGCACGCCAGACGAAACCGCAAGCCTGTCCACCGAGCCGGAAACCGGCTCTCTGGCATGGGCCGTTGCGGGTGAATGGCGGGCTGATGCCGTGGCACGCGATGTCTGGCGCAATCCGCGCGAGACACTGGAATTCTTTGGCATCAATCCCTCCGGCACCGTAATCGAGATATGGCCGGCCGGCGGCTGGTACACGCAAGTGCTGGCGCCCTGGATTGCTGCCAATGGCGGCACCTATGTCGCGGCGCATTTCGACCCCGCAGGCAGCGAGCAGACCCAGGCCTTTATCGATGCCTATGCCGAACGCTTTTCCGCGCCGCTGTTTGGCGAGATCGAGATCGCGGCTTTCGGCCCCGAAACAGGCCCGATCGTGCCAGAAGGCAGCGCCGACGCCGTTCTGACCTTCCGCAATGTACACAACTGGATGGCCCGCGGGTTTGAGGAAAAGGCGTTTGCCGATTTCTATGCAGCCTTGCGCCCGGGCGGCATTCTGGGCGTGGTTGAACACCGCCTGCCTGCCAGCCAGCCGCAGGACCCGCGTGCCGCCACCGGCTATGTGCAGGAAGACTATGTCATCGCGCTGGCCACGGAGGCCGGGTTCGAGCTGGTGGGTTCCTCTGAAGTCAACGCCAACCCCGCCGACACGGCCGACCATCCGTTCGGCGTATGGACCCTGCCCCCGGTTCTGAGGTCATCTCCGCGCGGAGATGAGCCTGATCCGGACTTTGATCGCGCGCCCTATGAATCCATTGGCGAGTCTGACCGGATGACTTTGCTCTTCCGCAAGCCGGGGAATGCGGGGGCTGAGTGA
- a CDS encoding inositol monophosphatase family protein, translated as MDRYQSDAALMGVLADAARAASLPHFRNGVAADNKAASGFDPVTAADKAAEAAIRALLGEHRPEDGILGEEEDAKPSRSGRTWIVDPIDGTRAFLAGLPSWCILIALVEEAGPVLSVIDQPHIGERFFGSTGAAGRSAHIERGGVRLPLKVRTGRALGEAIGETTDPYLFEGDEAPVFETVRSRARLMRYGLDAYGYAMVAQGGVDFVIESGLKTWDVAALVPVVEGAGGILTDWQGRPAHEGGQVVAAANADLHGELLALLAPAAR; from the coding sequence TTGGATCGATACCAGAGCGATGCGGCCTTAATGGGCGTGCTGGCAGATGCCGCGCGCGCAGCCAGCCTGCCCCATTTCCGAAACGGGGTCGCCGCTGACAACAAGGCGGCAAGCGGGTTTGATCCGGTGACCGCCGCCGACAAGGCCGCTGAGGCGGCCATACGCGCCCTGTTGGGCGAACACCGCCCCGAGGACGGTATTCTCGGCGAGGAGGAAGATGCCAAGCCGTCACGCTCTGGCCGGACGTGGATTGTCGATCCCATCGATGGCACGCGGGCGTTTCTTGCGGGCTTGCCCAGCTGGTGCATCCTGATCGCGCTGGTGGAAGAGGCCGGCCCGGTCCTTTCGGTCATCGACCAACCCCATATCGGCGAACGGTTTTTTGGCTCGACCGGCGCGGCGGGGCGTAGCGCCCATATTGAACGCGGCGGTGTACGCCTGCCCCTGAAAGTCCGAACGGGCCGCGCTCTTGGCGAGGCGATAGGCGAGACGACCGACCCCTATCTGTTCGAGGGTGACGAGGCGCCGGTGTTCGAGACGGTGCGCAGCCGCGCGCGCCTGATGCGCTACGGGCTCGATGCCTATGGCTATGCGATGGTGGCGCAAGGCGGGGTGGATTTCGTCATCGAGTCCGGCCTTAAAACCTGGGACGTGGCCGCCCTGGTGCCGGTGGTGGAGGGTGCAGGCGGCATTCTCACCGACTGGCAGGGGCGTCCGGCCCATGAGGGCGGGCAGGTCGTGGCGGCGGCCAATGCGGACCTGCATGGCGAGCTGCTGGCCCTGCTGGCCCCGGCAGCGCGCTAG
- a CDS encoding N-formylglutamate amidohydrolase — protein MSPDPSPCAPADGHRAVEVLQPASRATPVVFASPHSGSDYPAGFLERSSLPVKVLRRSEDAHIDILFGAVPDLGAPLVKALFPRSYVDPNRAEYELDPALFGPRVHALSGQVSQRASAGLGVIPRLAGEGSAIYDSMLPLDEAFNRLASCYRPYHAALAAELAAARELFGSSVLIDCHSMPAASARGADIVLGDRFGSSCSPELTGHAERIFRSLGFKVVRNRPYAGGFTTELHGQPAEGRHALQIEISRALYMDERTLEPHQGFARLKAQLESFAAGLLDAYRTQALAAE, from the coding sequence ATGAGCCCTGATCCATCCCCTTGTGCGCCCGCTGACGGGCATCGCGCTGTCGAGGTGCTGCAGCCTGCCTCGCGGGCAACGCCTGTTGTCTTTGCCTCGCCCCATTCCGGGTCCGATTACCCGGCCGGGTTTCTGGAACGCTCTTCACTGCCTGTGAAAGTGCTGCGCCGCTCTGAAGATGCGCATATCGACATATTGTTCGGCGCCGTGCCGGATCTGGGTGCGCCGCTGGTGAAGGCATTGTTCCCTCGCTCCTATGTAGATCCCAATCGCGCTGAGTATGAGCTCGATCCGGCCCTGTTCGGGCCGCGGGTCCATGCCCTGTCAGGCCAGGTAAGCCAGAGGGCCTCTGCCGGGCTGGGCGTTATTCCGCGCCTCGCCGGAGAGGGCAGCGCGATCTATGATAGCATGCTGCCCCTGGATGAAGCGTTTAACCGCCTGGCATCGTGCTACCGGCCCTATCACGCCGCGCTGGCGGCTGAGCTGGCGGCGGCACGCGAGCTGTTTGGCAGCTCGGTGCTGATTGACTGTCATTCCATGCCGGCGGCGAGCGCAAGAGGCGCGGACATTGTTCTGGGCGACAGGTTCGGTTCGTCCTGCTCGCCGGAGCTGACCGGGCATGCCGAACGGATTTTCCGCTCTCTGGGTTTCAAGGTGGTGCGCAACCGTCCCTATGCAGGCGGATTTACCACAGAGCTTCATGGCCAGCCTGCCGAAGGCCGTCATGCCTTGCAGATCGAGATCAGCCGGGCGCTCTACATGGATGAGCGTACGCTCGAACCCCATCAGGGTTTTGCCCGCCTCAAGGCGCAGCTGGAGAGCTTCGCTGCCGGCCTGCTTGATGCCTACAGGACGCAGGCACTGGCCGCCGAGTAA
- the cpdR gene encoding cell cycle two-component system response regulator CpdR, which translates to MAKILLAEDDDSMRDFLAKALTRAGHEVETVADGEEGLDALGSEAGAFELLLTDIVMPGVDGIELARRAAEIDPGLKIMFITGFAAVALNAGLSAKREAKVLSKPFHLRDLVDEVARAMEAA; encoded by the coding sequence ATGGCCAAGATACTGCTCGCAGAAGACGACGATTCGATGCGTGACTTCCTCGCCAAGGCGCTGACGCGCGCCGGGCATGAGGTGGAGACCGTTGCCGACGGTGAAGAAGGCCTTGATGCACTGGGCAGTGAGGCCGGTGCGTTCGAGCTTCTGCTTACCGATATCGTGATGCCCGGTGTCGACGGGATCGAGCTGGCGCGCCGCGCCGCAGAGATCGATCCGGGCCTGAAAATCATGTTCATCACCGGCTTTGCTGCCGTGGCACTCAATGCAGGCCTGTCGGCCAAGCGCGAGGCAAAGGTGCTGTCAAAGCCCTTCCATCTGCGCGATCTGGTCGATGAAGTCGCCCGCGCCATGGAAGCGGCCTAG
- a CDS encoding TonB-dependent receptor plug domain-containing protein produces MFFNRGRLLTTTVIAGLALTAPAFAQSEPETTDNDEATSEEASVAVQDRVVVTGSRIRRSEFTSTQPVQIITSEEVTLEGLVDTSEILQGSTVANTAGQINNYFTGSVLTGGPGVNTLSLRGLGAERTLVLLNGRRAGPAGARGQVGPTDLNVIPSSLIERVEILTDGASSVYGSDAVAGVVNIITRENLEGGQFSAYANQPFESGGEEYNVSLSHGWRFNRGYVSASVDYYERRPLLFGDRDAFACPNDVVFSDEGRTNRADVIDPDTGLFKCTSYGAEMVSLYIANQAGTGYAGAIDFSPDAGAIAGGGPIGCDIDGWRQNRTFFTGFAGCALPGAAPAWFTGSQSEWNDVLRTYFGRSARHSDRYDSRTAVSPVTRTTVNLFAGYDLTPNTEVFGEFMFNRRESSQNSWRQWWGVIDSRHPRNTQFTTVTDPQTGLVYDVWDVEPTLLLNSRAEQTVDYVRFVGGFRGQLDFARGWDWELVYQMSRSEAEYGGNFIYADRIAAATELFTGAHFASGCNTALLTTATACPAGGVDFFSPAVVGNGQLRAEDEAFLLGYETGNTVYEHQYIEGLLAGELFDLPAGPVGAAFGFQIRYESINDQPGEQERSGNYWGSSSAVQTVGSDTIQEVFAEFEIPAIRGVFLIEELTFNVSGRYSDYDSYGSNGTYKIGANWALNSAFRVRSSFGTSFRAPALYELYLGDQTNFGFGQASDPCRNWGLSTNPIIQQNCAIGRPGEGPLPDAFPVQPTSSATVTVGGGLGVLEAETAETFSLGLIWTPSFIDFSAALDYYQVEIENQVGRFSPQGIVNACYTSENFPNDAFCSLFTRAPASHPTRAYEILTINDSYVNIANQTSEGLDLTMRYGHEFSFGDLTLNGRMSYILNWEEQLFPGAAVTQLHDRIGNPRWVARLNARLDRNDWTFFWSTDIVAPVDNNHLYATDTGTYFGETVYFQREVDLYMTHSASVRYAMDQWTLQAGLQNIFDEYPNITSASGGGRVTGWGNVPRTSQYDILGRRAFVNIVRSW; encoded by the coding sequence ATGTTTTTTAACCGGGGACGCCTTCTCACCACGACGGTGATTGCGGGGCTGGCTCTTACTGCGCCGGCATTCGCTCAGTCCGAACCTGAGACCACAGATAATGATGAAGCAACGTCTGAAGAGGCTTCTGTTGCTGTTCAAGACCGTGTGGTTGTTACGGGTTCACGTATCCGCCGTTCGGAATTCACGAGCACTCAGCCTGTCCAGATCATCACTTCTGAAGAAGTGACGCTGGAAGGCCTTGTCGACACCAGTGAAATTCTTCAGGGTTCGACGGTCGCGAACACCGCTGGCCAGATCAACAACTACTTCACCGGCTCGGTGCTGACCGGCGGTCCGGGTGTCAACACCCTGTCTCTGCGCGGTCTGGGTGCCGAGCGTACGCTGGTTCTGCTGAACGGGCGCCGCGCTGGCCCGGCGGGCGCGCGTGGCCAAGTGGGGCCGACGGACCTTAACGTTATTCCGTCAAGCCTTATCGAGCGCGTCGAGATTCTGACCGACGGTGCCTCGTCAGTCTATGGTTCGGACGCGGTTGCCGGCGTGGTGAACATCATCACCCGCGAAAATCTTGAAGGTGGCCAGTTCAGCGCTTACGCGAACCAGCCGTTCGAGTCTGGCGGCGAGGAATACAACGTTTCGCTCAGCCATGGCTGGCGCTTCAATCGTGGTTATGTCTCCGCAAGTGTGGACTATTACGAGCGCCGCCCGCTGCTGTTCGGGGACCGCGATGCGTTCGCTTGCCCGAACGATGTGGTGTTCTCTGACGAAGGCCGGACGAACCGCGCGGACGTCATCGATCCCGATACCGGCCTGTTCAAGTGTACCAGCTACGGTGCCGAAATGGTCAGCCTTTACATCGCTAACCAGGCGGGTACGGGCTATGCTGGCGCGATTGACTTCTCGCCGGATGCCGGTGCCATTGCCGGTGGCGGCCCAATCGGCTGTGACATTGACGGCTGGCGTCAGAACCGGACCTTCTTCACCGGCTTTGCAGGCTGTGCCCTGCCCGGCGCTGCCCCGGCATGGTTCACAGGTTCACAGTCGGAGTGGAACGACGTTCTGCGCACCTATTTCGGACGTTCAGCCCGTCACTCTGACCGCTATGATTCCCGCACCGCGGTTTCACCGGTCACCCGTACGACGGTTAACCTTTTCGCCGGCTATGACCTGACTCCGAACACCGAGGTGTTCGGCGAGTTTATGTTCAACCGCCGTGAGTCGTCCCAGAATTCCTGGCGCCAGTGGTGGGGTGTCATCGATTCCCGTCACCCCCGGAACACGCAATTCACGACCGTGACCGATCCGCAGACCGGCCTTGTCTATGATGTGTGGGATGTCGAACCGACCCTGCTGCTCAATAGCCGGGCCGAGCAGACGGTTGACTATGTGCGGTTTGTCGGTGGCTTCCGCGGCCAACTTGACTTTGCTCGCGGCTGGGACTGGGAACTGGTCTATCAAATGAGCCGGTCGGAGGCTGAATACGGCGGCAACTTCATCTATGCCGACCGCATCGCGGCTGCGACAGAGCTGTTCACCGGGGCTCACTTTGCCTCCGGCTGTAACACGGCTCTGCTGACCACCGCGACAGCCTGCCCGGCCGGTGGTGTGGACTTCTTCTCGCCGGCGGTTGTTGGCAATGGCCAGCTCCGTGCTGAAGACGAGGCTTTCCTGCTGGGTTATGAGACCGGCAACACGGTCTATGAGCACCAGTATATCGAAGGCCTCCTGGCTGGCGAACTTTTCGACCTGCCCGCTGGTCCGGTCGGTGCCGCGTTCGGCTTCCAGATTCGCTACGAGTCGATCAACGATCAACCGGGCGAACAAGAGCGCTCGGGCAACTACTGGGGTTCGTCGTCTGCCGTTCAGACGGTCGGCAGCGACACTATCCAAGAGGTCTTCGCCGAGTTTGAAATTCCTGCCATTCGCGGCGTGTTCCTCATTGAAGAGCTCACCTTTAACGTGTCTGGCCGGTATTCGGACTATGACAGCTATGGCTCGAACGGCACTTACAAGATCGGTGCAAACTGGGCGTTGAATTCTGCCTTCCGCGTCCGCTCGTCGTTCGGTACGTCATTCCGCGCTCCGGCTCTGTACGAGCTCTATCTGGGCGATCAGACCAATTTCGGCTTCGGTCAGGCCTCTGACCCGTGCCGCAACTGGGGTCTTTCGACCAATCCGATCATCCAGCAGAACTGCGCGATCGGCCGCCCCGGTGAAGGTCCGCTCCCGGACGCTTTCCCGGTCCAGCCGACGTCCTCTGCTACGGTGACCGTTGGCGGTGGTCTGGGCGTACTTGAGGCGGAGACGGCAGAGACGTTCTCGCTCGGCCTTATCTGGACCCCGTCCTTCATCGACTTTAGTGCTGCTCTTGACTACTATCAGGTCGAAATTGAGAACCAGGTGGGCCGCTTCAGCCCGCAGGGGATCGTGAACGCCTGCTACACGTCAGAGAATTTCCCGAACGATGCATTCTGCAGCCTGTTCACCCGTGCGCCGGCCAGCCATCCGACGCGCGCTTATGAAATTCTCACGATTAATGACAGCTACGTGAACATCGCCAACCAGACCAGCGAGGGTCTGGACCTGACGATGCGATATGGCCATGAGTTCAGCTTTGGTGATCTCACGCTGAACGGCCGGATGAGCTATATCCTGAACTGGGAAGAGCAACTCTTCCCTGGAGCAGCTGTCACGCAACTGCATGACCGCATCGGCAACCCGCGCTGGGTTGCTCGTCTGAACGCTCGTCTGGACCGTAATGACTGGACGTTCTTCTGGAGCACTGACATCGTTGCTCCCGTGGACAATAACCATTTGTACGCCACCGACACCGGAACCTATTTCGGTGAGACGGTCTACTTCCAACGTGAAGTTGATCTGTACATGACCCACAGCGCTTCTGTCCGTTATGCGATGGACCAGTGGACGCTGCAGGCCGGTCTCCAGAATATCTTTGACGAATACCCGAACATCACCTCTGCTTCTGGCGGTGGCCGGGTAACGGGTTGGGGTAACGTGCCGCGGACCTCGCAGTACGACATCCTGGGACGCCGTGCCTTTGTGAACATCGTTCGCAGCTGGTAG
- a CDS encoding alpha/beta hydrolase family protein gives MGLDNLDICLLYKAEGTRMIRAIGCLFLCFLVGGAPAALASEPPPAEAFARIAAISSVTISPDGRHVAAVVSLDGEISAVAIWETDALGSAPVLVGTEARSQIQSVGFAANDRLFVTTQQLVEHNPFSGRAERSFGYRRQVLDLDGNVVRTSLRFDGLSPAQQAFIGIGSLVSMLPADPENILVAAPISRDIYRLNLYTGRAGRVERGSTRFSAPQADLYGDIRAMQNFDFDSGAAYIGVWLKHPDTGQMEEHFRWYARDREPVSIAAFTTDPNIVLINTTDGRDHAAIVEYHIRERELGEIAFAHPFFDASGVVLSRAEADYGEILGFSYQGERGRVFWVDPVMEEVERQMRVALGVQMTEVHWTDIASGQTMSFDVPDGADITITDWSDNRDRFVVRRSGGSTPPEFYVVANNRVQLLGRAYPELQGAPLGRVQLVQYAARDGLQIPAILTTPDPEIFGPGPWPSIVTPHGGPWARDNLDWDSSGWTQYFAARGYAVLQPQFRGSQGWGQRLWRAGDREWGRAMQDDKDDGALWMIAQGIAVEGQIAMHGYSYGGYAAMMAAARSDGLYRCAAAGAGLATIDLFRRSTYNSRFLREFQHPTADGEDPLSYVSNVSIPVLLYTGDRDTVVPPSESQAFASALRRAGKDADIVILPDMEHSINTWNPTNFAAILTTVESFLHTSCQMPPR, from the coding sequence TTGGGGCTGGATAACCTCGATATTTGCTTGCTGTATAAAGCCGAGGGGACGAGAATGATCAGAGCAATTGGATGTCTGTTTCTGTGTTTTCTGGTAGGAGGCGCTCCGGCGGCTCTGGCCAGCGAGCCGCCTCCAGCTGAAGCGTTCGCCCGCATCGCGGCCATATCGTCGGTGACAATCTCCCCGGACGGCCGCCACGTTGCCGCTGTCGTATCGTTGGACGGAGAGATCTCAGCCGTCGCAATCTGGGAGACTGACGCGTTGGGCTCTGCCCCGGTATTGGTGGGTACCGAAGCGCGCTCGCAAATCCAGTCGGTGGGCTTTGCGGCCAATGACCGGCTCTTTGTCACCACCCAACAGCTTGTCGAACACAACCCGTTTTCCGGGCGCGCCGAGCGGAGTTTCGGGTACCGCCGTCAGGTCCTTGATCTCGACGGCAATGTGGTTCGTACAAGCCTGCGTTTCGACGGCCTTTCCCCAGCTCAGCAAGCTTTCATCGGCATTGGATCGCTTGTAAGCATGCTGCCCGCTGACCCAGAGAACATACTTGTAGCGGCGCCCATAAGCCGGGATATTTATCGGCTGAACCTGTACACAGGACGCGCAGGACGCGTCGAACGCGGATCGACCCGATTCAGCGCACCGCAGGCGGATCTTTATGGCGATATTCGCGCCATGCAAAACTTCGATTTCGACAGTGGCGCGGCCTATATTGGGGTCTGGTTGAAGCATCCCGACACCGGGCAGATGGAAGAACATTTCCGCTGGTACGCGCGTGACCGCGAGCCGGTCTCTATCGCGGCCTTCACCACTGATCCCAATATCGTGCTCATCAACACGACGGACGGGCGCGATCATGCGGCCATCGTGGAATACCATATCCGCGAGCGTGAATTGGGTGAAATCGCGTTCGCCCATCCATTTTTTGATGCATCTGGCGTTGTCCTTTCACGGGCTGAAGCCGACTACGGCGAAATACTAGGCTTCAGTTATCAGGGTGAGCGCGGCCGCGTATTCTGGGTCGATCCGGTGATGGAGGAGGTCGAGCGCCAGATGCGGGTCGCACTGGGCGTTCAGATGACAGAAGTGCACTGGACCGACATCGCGTCGGGCCAGACTATGAGCTTTGACGTGCCAGACGGGGCCGATATCACGATCACTGACTGGTCAGACAACCGTGACCGTTTCGTCGTGCGCCGCTCCGGCGGATCAACGCCGCCGGAATTTTATGTCGTCGCCAACAACCGCGTTCAACTGCTAGGCCGGGCCTATCCGGAGCTGCAGGGCGCACCGCTCGGCCGCGTCCAGCTTGTCCAGTACGCGGCCCGCGACGGGCTGCAGATTCCGGCCATCCTGACCACACCGGACCCTGAAATCTTCGGCCCCGGCCCGTGGCCGTCCATCGTGACCCCGCACGGCGGGCCCTGGGCTCGGGACAATCTTGATTGGGACAGCTCCGGCTGGACCCAGTATTTCGCGGCACGTGGCTATGCAGTGCTCCAACCGCAATTCCGCGGCTCGCAGGGCTGGGGCCAACGCCTGTGGCGCGCCGGTGACCGCGAGTGGGGCCGGGCCATGCAGGACGACAAGGATGACGGCGCGCTCTGGATGATCGCTCAGGGCATTGCTGTCGAAGGCCAAATCGCCATGCACGGCTATTCCTATGGCGGTTATGCCGCAATGATGGCGGCTGCGCGGTCTGACGGGCTTTACAGATGTGCCGCAGCTGGAGCCGGCTTGGCCACGATCGACCTGTTCCGCCGCTCGACATACAACAGCCGCTTCCTGCGGGAGTTCCAGCACCCTACGGCAGATGGTGAAGATCCGTTGAGCTATGTCAGCAATGTATCTATTCCAGTTCTGCTCTACACAGGGGATCGCGACACGGTAGTGCCGCCATCGGAGTCACAGGCTTTCGCTTCGGCGTTACGGCGTGCCGGAAAAGATGCCGACATCGTGATCCTTCCTGATATGGAGCACTCCATCAACACATGGAATCCAACAAATTTCGCAGCAATTCTTACAACGGTGGAGAGTTTCCTGCATACAAGCTGCCAGATGCCGCCGCGTTAG
- a CDS encoding acyl-CoA thioesterase yields the protein MTIKPERPSRRDFSWFHTLRVRWAEADPQGIVFNGNYFLYFDVALTEYWRAAGIRIPEDLTADGSESFAVSAHADFYAPAVFDELIEIGATLERVGNSSATFRLGIFRGDEALTGGRMIYAWATTSLPRTPCPPPAVLIEKLRAF from the coding sequence ATGACGATCAAGCCGGAGCGGCCATCGCGCCGCGATTTCTCATGGTTTCACACCTTGCGCGTACGCTGGGCCGAGGCCGATCCGCAAGGCATCGTCTTTAACGGCAATTATTTTCTCTATTTCGATGTCGCGCTGACGGAATACTGGCGCGCGGCCGGCATCCGCATCCCTGAAGATCTCACTGCCGATGGCAGCGAATCCTTCGCCGTCAGCGCGCATGCGGATTTCTACGCGCCGGCCGTGTTTGACGAGCTGATCGAGATCGGCGCGACGCTGGAGCGTGTGGGCAATAGCTCGGCGACGTTCCGCCTCGGGATTTTCCGGGGCGATGAGGCGCTGACCGGCGGGCGGATGATCTATGCCTGGGCTACGACATCCTTGCCGCGTACGCCCTGTCCGCCACCGGCAGTCCTGATCGAGAAGCTGCGGGCTTTTTGA
- a CDS encoding WecB/TagA/CpsF family glycosyltransferase, translating into MTLPLDTSTLQARPVRGADRRVRARHIWFLNSAFDRIGFDTALERIVRRDPERPFAFVVTPNVDHLVRLSRGGELAPLYAQAWLTVCDSRVLELIAAFSGEEVEVTPGSDLTAALFKHAIDPAEPVVVIGGDGDVIEGVTARFGLKDVRWHQPPMGLRTNPEAVAECAAFVAANPARFIFLCVGSPQQEMIAAACIERGDCTGVGLCVGASLDFLSGKTQRAPQWMQNARLEWLHRLMEEPKRMWRRYLVDGPQVLLIWWEWRRARAKLRAFEKSFSARLGA; encoded by the coding sequence ATGACACTGCCACTGGACACATCAACGCTTCAGGCCCGCCCCGTAAGGGGTGCGGACCGGCGCGTGCGTGCGCGGCATATATGGTTTTTGAACTCCGCCTTCGACCGGATCGGGTTTGACACCGCGCTGGAGCGCATTGTCCGTCGCGACCCTGAACGGCCCTTCGCTTTTGTGGTCACACCCAATGTCGATCACCTCGTGCGCCTGTCGCGCGGGGGCGAGCTGGCTCCGCTCTATGCGCAGGCATGGCTGACCGTATGCGATAGCCGCGTGCTGGAGCTGATTGCCGCCTTTTCCGGCGAAGAGGTGGAGGTGACGCCGGGCTCTGACCTGACGGCGGCCCTCTTTAAACACGCTATTGATCCGGCCGAGCCTGTCGTGGTGATTGGCGGGGACGGGGATGTCATCGAGGGCGTGACCGCGCGCTTCGGCCTGAAAGATGTGCGCTGGCACCAGCCGCCCATGGGGCTGCGGACCAACCCTGAGGCCGTTGCCGAGTGCGCGGCTTTCGTAGCGGCCAATCCGGCGCGCTTTATTTTCCTGTGTGTTGGCTCGCCCCAGCAGGAGATGATCGCTGCGGCCTGTATCGAGCGCGGCGACTGCACAGGCGTCGGCCTGTGCGTCGGCGCATCGCTCGACTTTCTGTCGGGCAAGACGCAGCGTGCGCCGCAATGGATGCAGAATGCGCGGCTGGAATGGCTGCACCGCCTGATGGAAGAGCCAAAGCGCATGTGGCGGCGCTATCTGGTCGATGGCCCGCAAGTCCTGCTGATATGGTGGGAGTGGCGCCGGGCGCGGGCGAAGCTGCGCGCGTTTGAAAAATCTTTCTCTGCGAGGCTCGGCGCCTGA